In one window of Zingiber officinale cultivar Zhangliang chromosome 11A, Zo_v1.1, whole genome shotgun sequence DNA:
- the LOC122030958 gene encoding protein LAX PANICLE 2-like isoform X2, which translates to MLNILPRTILIARQNLTSMDEEDPSSTILLHEEQEEQEEEEEEEDTPTSDWLKLALPTSSDRRPNLLTEPPPVIQPCMLRSETPEFFMRAATSAPPDVRMRVVSPPRRSQPDVWLILQAAQNQSGREPYLPQIAKNYLRIKDGRSTLRLLMKYLVKKLGLEDESEKRIKGGGWLPIPINSEVTMHHLNLFSVSLHYEQAILVEITCRDQQLHPFSTLQYVRNTIWCSGNSMIMTPNSPAIDHVMTLQYRRSKHASVSGPLSCSIPLMFL; encoded by the exons ATGCTCAATATCCTACCAAGAACCATTCTAATTGCTCGTCAAAACTTGACCTCCATGGATGAGGAAGACCCCTCTTCTACCATATTACTCCATGAAGAACAAGAagagcaagaggaagaggaggaggaggaggatacgCCAACTAGTGACTGGCTGAAATTGGCACTCCCAACATCGTCGGACCGACGACCTAATTTATTAACAGAGCCACCGCCGGTGATACAGCCGTGCATGCTACGGTCAGAGACGCCGGAGTTTTTTATGAGAGCGGCAACATCAGCACCACCGGATGTGAGAATGAGGGTGGTGAGTCCACCAAGAAGATCACAACCTGATGTTTGGCTCATACTTCAAGCTGCTCAAAATCA ATCAGGTAGAGAACCCTATTTGCCCCAGATAGCCAAGAACTATTTGAGGATAAA GGATGGGAGATCAACACTCAGATTGCTTATGAAGTACTTGGTGAAGAAACTAGGATTGGAGGATGAATCAGAG AAGAGAATTAAGGGAGGAGGTTGGTTACCTATACCTATCAATAGCGAAGTAACCATGCATCATCTGAACCTTTTCTCAGTTTCACTGCATTATGAGCAAGCAATCTTG GTAGAGATCACATGTAGAGATCAACAGCTCCATCCCTTTTCGACATTGCAGTATGTTCGGAATACCATTTGGTGCTCAGGCAATTCAATGATCATGACTCCTAACTCACCAGCAATCGATCACGTCATGACATTACAGTACAGGAGAAGCAAGCATGCATCCGTCTCTGGACCACTCTCGTGTAGCATTCCGCTGATGTTTTTATGA
- the LOC122030958 gene encoding protein LAX PANICLE 2-like isoform X5, which yields MFGSYFKLLKISELKIRDGRSTLRLLMKYLVKKLGLEDESEKRIKGGGWLPIPINSEVTMHHLNLFSVSLHYEQAILVEITCRDQQLHPFSTLQYVRNTIWCSGNSMIMTPNSPAIDHVMTLQYRRSKHASVSGPLSCSIPLMFL from the exons ATGTTTGGCTCATACTTCAAGCTGCTCAAAATCAGTGAGTTGAAG ATCAG GGATGGGAGATCAACACTCAGATTGCTTATGAAGTACTTGGTGAAGAAACTAGGATTGGAGGATGAATCAGAG AAGAGAATTAAGGGAGGAGGTTGGTTACCTATACCTATCAATAGCGAAGTAACCATGCATCATCTGAACCTTTTCTCAGTTTCACTGCATTATGAGCAAGCAATCTTG GTAGAGATCACATGTAGAGATCAACAGCTCCATCCCTTTTCGACATTGCAGTATGTTCGGAATACCATTTGGTGCTCAGGCAATTCAATGATCATGACTCCTAACTCACCAGCAATCGATCACGTCATGACATTACAGTACAGGAGAAGCAAGCATGCATCCGTCTCTGGACCACTCTCGTGTAGCATTCCGCTGATGTTTTTATGA
- the LOC122030958 gene encoding protein LAX PANICLE 2-like isoform X1 — protein sequence MLNILPRTILIARQNLTSMDEEDPSSTILLHEEQEEQEEEEEEEDTPTSDWLKLALPTSSDRRPNLLTEPPPVIQPCMLRSETPEFFMRAATSAPPDVRMRVVSPPRRSQPDVWLILQAAQNHYGSCRSGREPYLPQIAKNYLRIKDGRSTLRLLMKYLVKKLGLEDESEKRIKGGGWLPIPINSEVTMHHLNLFSVSLHYEQAILVEITCRDQQLHPFSTLQYVRNTIWCSGNSMIMTPNSPAIDHVMTLQYRRSKHASVSGPLSCSIPLMFL from the exons ATGCTCAATATCCTACCAAGAACCATTCTAATTGCTCGTCAAAACTTGACCTCCATGGATGAGGAAGACCCCTCTTCTACCATATTACTCCATGAAGAACAAGAagagcaagaggaagaggaggaggaggaggatacgCCAACTAGTGACTGGCTGAAATTGGCACTCCCAACATCGTCGGACCGACGACCTAATTTATTAACAGAGCCACCGCCGGTGATACAGCCGTGCATGCTACGGTCAGAGACGCCGGAGTTTTTTATGAGAGCGGCAACATCAGCACCACCGGATGTGAGAATGAGGGTGGTGAGTCCACCAAGAAGATCACAACCTGATGTTTGGCTCATACTTCAAGCTGCTCAAAATCA TTATGGTTCTTGCAGATCAGGTAGAGAACCCTATTTGCCCCAGATAGCCAAGAACTATTTGAGGATAAA GGATGGGAGATCAACACTCAGATTGCTTATGAAGTACTTGGTGAAGAAACTAGGATTGGAGGATGAATCAGAG AAGAGAATTAAGGGAGGAGGTTGGTTACCTATACCTATCAATAGCGAAGTAACCATGCATCATCTGAACCTTTTCTCAGTTTCACTGCATTATGAGCAAGCAATCTTG GTAGAGATCACATGTAGAGATCAACAGCTCCATCCCTTTTCGACATTGCAGTATGTTCGGAATACCATTTGGTGCTCAGGCAATTCAATGATCATGACTCCTAACTCACCAGCAATCGATCACGTCATGACATTACAGTACAGGAGAAGCAAGCATGCATCCGTCTCTGGACCACTCTCGTGTAGCATTCCGCTGATGTTTTTATGA
- the LOC122030958 gene encoding protein LAX PANICLE 2-like isoform X3: MLNILPRTILIARQNLTSMDEEDPSSTILLHEEQEEQEEEEEEEDTPTSDWLKLALPTSSDRRPNLLTEPPPVIQPCMLRSETPEFFMRAATSAPPDVRMRVVSPPRRSQPDVWLILQAAQNHYGSCRSGREPYLPQIAKNYLRIKDGRSTLRLLMKYLVKKLGLEDESEVEITCRDQQLHPFSTLQYVRNTIWCSGNSMIMTPNSPAIDHVMTLQYRRSKHASVSGPLSCSIPLMFL, translated from the exons ATGCTCAATATCCTACCAAGAACCATTCTAATTGCTCGTCAAAACTTGACCTCCATGGATGAGGAAGACCCCTCTTCTACCATATTACTCCATGAAGAACAAGAagagcaagaggaagaggaggaggaggaggatacgCCAACTAGTGACTGGCTGAAATTGGCACTCCCAACATCGTCGGACCGACGACCTAATTTATTAACAGAGCCACCGCCGGTGATACAGCCGTGCATGCTACGGTCAGAGACGCCGGAGTTTTTTATGAGAGCGGCAACATCAGCACCACCGGATGTGAGAATGAGGGTGGTGAGTCCACCAAGAAGATCACAACCTGATGTTTGGCTCATACTTCAAGCTGCTCAAAATCA TTATGGTTCTTGCAGATCAGGTAGAGAACCCTATTTGCCCCAGATAGCCAAGAACTATTTGAGGATAAA GGATGGGAGATCAACACTCAGATTGCTTATGAAGTACTTGGTGAAGAAACTAGGATTGGAGGATGAATCAGAG GTAGAGATCACATGTAGAGATCAACAGCTCCATCCCTTTTCGACATTGCAGTATGTTCGGAATACCATTTGGTGCTCAGGCAATTCAATGATCATGACTCCTAACTCACCAGCAATCGATCACGTCATGACATTACAGTACAGGAGAAGCAAGCATGCATCCGTCTCTGGACCACTCTCGTGTAGCATTCCGCTGATGTTTTTATGA
- the LOC122030958 gene encoding protein LAX PANICLE 2-like isoform X4 → MLNILPRTILIARQNLTSMDEEDPSSTILLHEEQEEQEEEEEEEDTPTSDWLKLALPTSSDRRPNLLTEPPPVIQPCMLRSETPEFFMRAATSAPPDVRMRVVSPPRRSQPDVWLILQAAQNHYGSCRSGREPYLPQIAKNYLRIKDGRSTLRLLMKYLVKKLGLEDESEKER, encoded by the exons ATGCTCAATATCCTACCAAGAACCATTCTAATTGCTCGTCAAAACTTGACCTCCATGGATGAGGAAGACCCCTCTTCTACCATATTACTCCATGAAGAACAAGAagagcaagaggaagaggaggaggaggaggatacgCCAACTAGTGACTGGCTGAAATTGGCACTCCCAACATCGTCGGACCGACGACCTAATTTATTAACAGAGCCACCGCCGGTGATACAGCCGTGCATGCTACGGTCAGAGACGCCGGAGTTTTTTATGAGAGCGGCAACATCAGCACCACCGGATGTGAGAATGAGGGTGGTGAGTCCACCAAGAAGATCACAACCTGATGTTTGGCTCATACTTCAAGCTGCTCAAAATCA TTATGGTTCTTGCAGATCAGGTAGAGAACCCTATTTGCCCCAGATAGCCAAGAACTATTTGAGGATAAA GGATGGGAGATCAACACTCAGATTGCTTATGAAGTACTTGGTGAAGAAACTAGGATTGGAGGATGAATCAGAG AAAGAAAGATAG